The following proteins come from a genomic window of Amaranthus tricolor cultivar Red isolate AtriRed21 chromosome 14, ASM2621246v1, whole genome shotgun sequence:
- the LOC130799874 gene encoding pentatricopeptide repeat-containing protein At1g06140, mitochondrial-like: MVATISHFDVLIPQSHHFNFSQHHLLHKHRRFLSLSHNTNYASISCNSCCANLYCTSQNQSFHNLPIKCSFTQNKGITNESSVDDLIKELTSKGFCDDAVKLYISMLDDGSFPNFFHSFPILLKAIGGLCDFKLTSQIHGHLLKLAVIKYISVANSLLSTFWKCGAHDYAIWMFKTMQEKDSVSWSTMINGFQQSRLYIRSLEWFTLMICEFGIHPNRVACVSALLSCASIKSPMHGKELHAFLIKNGLDTDEFVLSGLLEFYMKCGFVKYAKQLFKSVAADARENYVLWNVMILGYVENECYSQALFSFIEMMISGVKPDSSTMVAVLVLCSESLNLALGQQIHALIIKDGLDIDVRVRTSLIDMYFNCVLPDFGLKLFNGFHNHNLVMWGTVITHCARFGYSRKALDLFVAGLNHGYVDSVILLAAFRACSSLELEAEGRFVHGITVKLGLDLDTFICSALVDMYMKCRDISSAKTAFSRLPMKDEVSWSCLISGYAHNESWDDAVSAFLEMQSRQIRPNAVIISCLLSICARIYSNLQCKEIHGYMIRNGFDTNTLVNNSLVASYAKCGNMKSSRIVFSRMQEKDAVSWNSMMLVLGLHGHVDELLDLFDKMKKIGLRPDRKTFTAILSACSHTGRIAEGLKYFRSMTEEYMLEPELEQYTCLVDLLGRAGYVDQAYDLITTMPHTPDDRIWGSLLGSCRIHGDERLAEVVANHIFELNPDSIGYRVLLANMYEDSKKWNDVTEHRAKIQDMGLKKSPGCSWIDVNNQIHVFTASDRTHHQVEHIYVTLKFLTTEMLENGYVRNCSLCKS, translated from the coding sequence ATGGTGGCAACTATCTCCCATTTTGATGTACTCATACCTCAATCTCACCATTTCAACTTTAGTCAGCATCACTTGTTACATAAACATCgtaggtttctctctctttctcacAATACTAATTATGCTTCTATCTCCTGCAATTCCTGTTGCGCAAACCTTTATTGTACATCACAAAATCAGTCTTTTCACAATCTCCCAATTAAATGTAGTTTTACTCAAAATAAAGGTATAACTAATGAATCATCTGTTGACGACTTGATTAAAGAGCTTACTTCCAAGGGTTTTTGCGATGATGCAGTCAAGCTTTACATAAGCATGTTGGATGATGGTTCATTCCCAAATTTTTTTCATTCCTTCCCCATTTTACTTAAGGCTATCGGTGGTCTTTGTGATTTCAAATTAACTAGTCAAATTCATGGGCATTTGTTGAAGTTGGCAGTGATCAAGTATATATCTGTAGCAAATTCtcttttaagtactttttgGAAATGTGGTGCACATGATTATGCAATATGGATGTTCAAGACAATGCAGGAGAAGGATTCAGTTTCATGGAGCACTATGATCAATGGTTTTCAACAATCAAGGTTGTATATTAGGTCATTGGAGTGGTTTACACTCATGATTTGTGAATTCGGAATACATCCAAATAGGGTAGCTTGCGTTTCAGCACTTTTGTCATGCGCTTCAATCAAGTCTCCAATGCATGGGAAAGAGCTTCATgcatttttgataaaaaatggtTTGGATACCGATGAGTTTGTCTTAAGTGGGTTGCTCGAGTTTTATATGAAATGTGGTTTTGTGAAGTATGCGAAACAACTTTTTAAGAGCGTTGCTGCTGATGCAAgagaaaattacgtgttgtgGAATGTTATGATTTTGGGATATGTCGAAAACGAGTGTTACTCGCAGGCACTATTTTCTTTCATTGAAATGATGATATCAGGAGTAAAACCCGATTCTTCCACTATGGTGGCTGTCCTTGTCTTGTGTTCGGAGTCGTTGAATTTAGCCTTGGGACAGCAAATTCATGCTCTAATTATCAAAGATGGTTTGGATATAGACGTTAGAGTTAGAACCTCGCTTATAGACATGTACTTTAACTGTGTCCTTCCTGATTTTGGCTTAAAATTATTCAACGGCTTCCATAACCACAATTTAGTCATGTGGGGTACTGTAATAACACATTGTGCTCGATTTGGTTATTCTCGGAAAGCTTTGGATCTGTTTGTTGCTGGCTTGAATCATGGATATGTTGATTCTGTTATATTATTAGCTGCATTTCGAGCATGTTCATCTCTAGAACTTGAAGCTGAAGGCAGGTTTGTTCATGGAATTACAGTTAAGTTGGGGTTGGACCTTGATACATTTATCTGTAGCGCCTTAGTTGATATGTATATGAAATGCCGAGACATATCATCGGCTAAAACTGCATTTTCGAGGTTACCTATGAAAGATGAAGTATCTTGGAGCTGTTTGATATCCGGGTATGCTCATAATGAATCCTGGGATGATGCTGTAAGTGCATTTTTGGAGATGCAGAGTCGTCAAATCAGGCCCAATGCAGTCATAATCTCGTGTCTCCTATCGATTTGTGCACGTATATATTCAAATTTACAGTGTAAAGAAATTCATGGCTATATGATACGGAATGGATTCGACACAAATACGCTTGTGAATAATTCCCTTGTAGCATCATATGCAAAATGTGGAAACATGAAAAGTTCACGGATAGTCTTTTCGCGCATGCAGGAGAAAGACGCAGTTTCATGGAACTCAATGATGTTGGTATTGGGTTTACATGGTCATGTCGATGAATTGCTCGATTTGTTCGATAAGATGAAAAAGATTGGTTTGAGACCTGACCGCAAAACATTTACCGCAATTCTATCTGCTTGTAGTCATACCGGAAGAATTGCTGAAGGCCTCAAGTATTTTAGAAGTATGACAGAAGAATACATGCTTGAACCCGAACTTGAGCAATATACTTGTTTGGTCGACCTTTTAGGTCGTGCTGGCTATGTAGACCAAGCATACGACCTGATTACTACTATGCCCCACACACCGGATGATCGTATTTGGGGATCATTGCTCGGATCTTGTCGAATCCATGGTGATGAGCGTTTAGCAGAGGTTGTGGCGAATCACATTTTCGAGTTGAACCCTGATAGCATTGGGTATCGTGTACTTCTTGCGAATATGTATGAGGATTCGAAAAAATGGAATGATGTGACGGAACATAGAGCCAAAATCCAAGATATGGGACTGAAGAAAAGTCCTGGGTGTAGCTGGATTGATGTTAATAATCAGATTCATGTGTTTACTGCAAGTGATCGAACACACCATCAAGTAGAACATATATATGTCACGCTTAAATTTTTGACCACAGAGATGTTAGAAAATGGATATGTCCGCAATTGTAGTTTATGTAAAAGTTAA
- the LOC130799755 gene encoding uncharacterized protein LOC130799755, with the protein MGSFKGHIVPGTLFLLVGLWHIWCSVYRYVSSPKKFRIRVWNPVPGFDGRLKYLELYVVVIGAFIDLCIELVYAPHLKYFVNGVLNPNHMNNFEHSGMLIMFFIFGLIALISVKSSFLPLPDGALSLIAASAFSSEYLLFYFHSTNHKGLEGYYHYILVLLIGLCVVTSVGGALVPSSFPLDLSNSISITLQGLWFYQTAFTLYGPMMPYGCQLKGDDIVCNSTESQIRGELFANFQLFSMVVGVFAVISVSYSLVNSRYNRPNRENSQTDDVNL; encoded by the exons ATGGGATCTTTTAAAGGTCATATAGTTCCAGGAACACTGTTTTTACTGGTGGGTTTATGGCATATATGGTGCAGTGTGTACAGATATGTGAGCAGTCCTAAAAAGtttcggatccgggtctggaatCCGGTGCCGGGTTTTGATGGGAGACTCAAGTATTTGGAGCTGTATGTGGTGGTGATTGGTGCTTTTATTGATTTGTGCATAGAACTTGTGTATGCACCTCATCTTAAGTACTTTGTTAATGGGGTTTTGAATCCTAATCATATGAATAATTTTGAGCACTCAGGGATGCTTATCATGTTCTTTATCTTCGGCCTCATCGCCCTCATCTCGGTGAAATCTAG TTTTCTACCGTTACCAGATGGAGCGCTTTCTTTGATTGCGGCTTCAGCATTCTCTTCAGAGTACCTTTTATTTTACTTCCATTCGACAAATCACAAAGGCCTAGAAGGTTACTATCACTACATCCTGGTTCTCCTAATAGGCTTGTGTGTTGTAACTAGTGTTGGTGGCGCGTTAGTCCCGTCGAGTTTCCCTCTTGATTTATCCAACAGCATCTCCATAACTCTTCAAGGCCTCTGGTTCTATCAGACTGCATTCACACTCTACGGACCCATGATGCCATACGGCTGTCAACTTAAAGGAGATGACATTGTTTGTAACTCAACAGAGTCTCAAATCAGAGGAGAATTGTTTGCAAACTTCCAGTTATTTTCAATGGTGGTTGGTGTTTTTGCAGTAATTTCTGTGTCGTATAGTTTAGTCAATTCACGATATAATCGCCCTAATCGGGAGAACTCGCAGACAGATGATGTTAATTTGTAG
- the LOC130799756 gene encoding uncharacterized protein LOC130799756, giving the protein MRKRGRPATKKPSAADFLTSLPERGPVINRKKSIDSSPIEPFDFNLNPPVMNASNRRKSPMKSSPQVKEVSSSISELKEMTSSHLESIKRQVERSHSHILKEVESSNSRLHKRLKIQAQACQQLMDVTDKEFKKMSERITESCEAMKVSYDEFIVDAQTSAARVCKSSITEKVESFEKAIDSLRNRYGISA; this is encoded by the exons ATGAGAAAAAGAGGACGACCTGCGACGAAGAAGCCATCAGCAGCCGATTTTCTAACATCACTTCCAGAAAGAGGACCTGTTATCAATCGTAAGAAGTCTATTGATTCATCGCCGATTGAACCCTTCGATTTCAATCTGAATCCTCCAGTCATGAACGCTAGTAATCGCCGTAAATCACCGATGAAATCTTCACCGCAAGTCAAAGAGGTTTCATCTTCGATTTCAGAGTTGAAGGAAATGACATCGTCGCATTTAGAGTCCATTAAGCGTCAAGTGGAACGCTCTCACTCTCACATTCTCAAGGAAGTTGAATCCTCAAATTCTCGCCTTCACAAACGCCTCAAG ATTCAGGCTCAAGCATGTCAGCAACTAATGGATGTCACAGACAAGGAATTCAAGAAGATGTCTGAGAGGATAACTGAAAGCTGTGAAGCAATGAAA GTATCGTACGATGAGTTTATAGTAGATGCACAAACCAGCGCTGCTCGTG TGTGTAAGTCGTCAATAACAGAAAAAGTAGAATCTTTTGAGAAAGCTATTGATTCTCTTCGTAATCGCTATGGGATCTCAGCTTAA